A stretch of the Argentina anserina chromosome 6, drPotAnse1.1, whole genome shotgun sequence genome encodes the following:
- the LOC126799960 gene encoding uncharacterized protein LOC126799960, translating into MAKMKRQSEKMSLEDYLLLLQSRSHLHLTVAHLNQLISMHGYKKLHRVHKKVMSDAVSTMDLVEPTRSTLGDYISPAANASLDDVVADLNVLSWKECAVTAIETVCSSQRNDAVAVAVDCCGASGAKFQGKAEAPVKKALQRRKKRTRQESGDAAGKRQRKSSQCDGDGGGGDALALVCVSSDSNR; encoded by the exons atggcgAAGATGAAAAGGCAAAGCGAGAAGATGTCTCTGGAAGActacctcctcctcctccagtCTCGCTCCCACCTCCACCTCACCGTCGCTCACCTCAACCAG CTCATCAGCATGCACGGTTACAAAAAGCTTCACAGAGTTCACAAG AAAGTTATGAGCGACGCCGTGAGCACGATGGACCTGGTGGAGCCCACCCGCTCCACGCTCGGCGACTACATCTCGCCGGCGGCCAACGCTTCACTCGACGACGTCGTCGCGGACCTCAACGTTCTGAGCTGGAAGGAGTGCGCCGTCACCGCCATCGAAACAGTGTGCTCGTCTCAACGAAACGACGCCGTCGCTGTGGCAGTGGACTGCTGCGGCGCTTCCGGTGCTAAATTTCAGGGAAAGGCTGAGGCGCCGGTGAAGAAAGCGTtgcagaggaggaagaaacgGACTCGTCAGGAGAGCGGTGATGCGGCGGGTAAGAGGCAGAGGAAGAGTTCGCAATGCGACGGTGATGGAGGCGGCGGCGACGCTCTAGCTTTGGTCTGTGTTTCGTCGGACTCTAATCG TTAA
- the LOC126797859 gene encoding inactive TPR repeat-containing thioredoxin TTL3-like, with the protein MPQTGKSPQELGFDSLTARFRDSVSCSNSNEGSKNKPDSKDLDLGSPVSPLMTRSSVNGVNNNGGGATSSSSSSGSSGSVSSKTQLGRRSDGTPNNHSGELTVSSGASESVRSVTTPPNWRPAHRRSVSAGPPLIYSGKTFTGISGNSSAGGNNTATNSSTSSSSTSGGTVFPSGNICPSGKIAKSGIVCRASNKTDVLGSGCGNYGHGSIVRGNSKSDVGGNLQGEAVTVKRQSGSAADPEEVKKAGNELYRKGHFAEALTMYDRAVSLSPENAAYRSNRAAALTALGRLAEAVRECEEAVRLDPGYGRAHQRLGSLYLRFGLAENASKHFSFPGQRPEQSELQKLKSMEKHLKQCSDARKLGDWKSVLRESEAAIEMGAESSPQLVASKVEALLKLHKLEDAESILSNIPKFEYYPSSCLQTKLYGMLVEAYVLYVRAQVEMAFGRFENAVAAVEKAGVIDYSNVEVTRVSNNVKMVAKARSQGNDLFSSGRFAEACAAYGEGLKYDNSNSVLYCNRAVCWSKLGQWEQSVEDCNQALKIQPHYTKALLRRAVSNAKLERWAEAVRDYEILRRELPGDNEVVESLHQARVALKKFRGEELHYVKSGGEVEEVSSLTKFKAAISSSGVAVIHFKVASNEQCEELSPFINMLCVRYPSVKFFKVDVEESIAIAKAESIRSVPTFKIYKNGEKVKEMVRPSHQFLEDSVRTSF; encoded by the exons ATGCCCCAGACAGGAAAATCCCCCCAGGAACTGGGTTTCGACTCGCTCACGGCCCGTTTCCGTGACTCAGTGAGTTGCAGCAACAGCAATGAGGGTAGTAAGAACAAGCCCGATTCCAAAGACCTCGATCTGGGCTCGCCTGTCTCGCCGTTAATGACCAGGAGCTCGGTGAATGGCGTAAACAACAATGGCGGTGGCGCCACGAGTTCGAGCTCCAGTTCAGGCTCTTCCGGTTCGGTTTCCAGCAAGACGCAGTTGGGGAGAAGATCGGACGGCACACCCAACAACCACTCCGGCGAGCTTACTGTCTCCTCGGGAGCTTCTGAGAGCGTCCGATCCGTCACCACGCCTCCAAATTGGAGGCCGGCGCATCGGAGATCGGTCTCCGCCGGCCCGCCGTTGATCTACTCCGGTAAGACTTTCACCGGGATCAGTGGCAACAGTAGTGCTGGTGGAAATAATACAGCAACTAATTCGTCTACATCTTCGAGTTCAACCAGCGGAGGAACTGTGTTTCCCAGCGGCAATATATGCCCCTCCGGGAAAATAGCCAAGTCCGGAATTGTCTGTAGGGCCAGCAACAAGACAGATGTGTTGGGTTCGGGGTGCGGAAACTACGGACACGGCAGCATTGTTCGGGGGAATTCAAAATCGGATGTCGGCGGCAACTTGCAGGGGGAGGCAGTGACGGTTAAGAGGCAATCGGGGAGTGCTGCTGATCCGGAGGAGGTGAAGAAAGCTGGGAATGAGCTGTACAGGAAGGGCCATTTTGCTGAGGCATTGACAATGTATGATCGGGCAGTGTCTTTGTCTCCGGAGAACGCTGCTTACCGGAGTAACAGGGCGGCGGCATTGACTGCGCTGGGGCGGCTGGCCGAGGCCGTGAGGGAGTGTGAGGAGGCTGTCAGGTTGGACCCTGGTTATGGGAGGGCGCATCAACGTCTTGGTTCGCTATATCTTCG TTTTGGGCTAGCTGAAAATGCCTCCAAGCACTTCTCTTTTCCTGGACAAAGGCCAGAACAGTCTGAGTTGCAGAAGTTGAAGTCAATGGAGAAGCATCTGAAACAATGTTCAGATGCCCGTAAGCTTGGTGACTGGAAGAGTGTGCTAAGGGAATCAGAGGCAGCTATAGAAATGGGAGCTGAATCCTCTCCTCAG CTTGTAGCGTCCAAGGTAGAAGCTCTGTTGAAGCTCCATAAACTCGAAGATGCAGAATCCATCCTATCAAACATACCCAAGTTTGAATATTACCCTTCTTCCTGCTTGCAAACCAAGTTATATGGCATGCTTGTTGAAGCTTATGTACTCTATGTCAGGGCTCAGGTTGAAATGGCATTTGGAAG GTTTGAGAATGCAGTAGCAGCTGTAGAGAAGGCGGGTGTAATTGATTACAGTAATGTTGAAGTTACAAGGGTATCAAATAATGTAAAGATGGTTGCAAAAGCTCGGTCTCAAGGTAACGATCTTTTTAGTTCTGGAAGGTTTGCTGAAGCCTGCGCTGCTTATGGGGAGGGACTCAAGTATGATAATTCCAATTCTGTTCTATACTGCAATAGAGCAGTTTGCTGGTCTAAGCTTGGACAATGGGAACAGTCTGTTGAAGACTGTAACCAAGCGCTCAAGATTCAGCCTCATTACACCAAAGCCCTTCTTAGAAGGGCTGTGTCAAATGCAAAG TTAGAACGATGGGCAGAGGCAGTGAGAGATTATGAGATCTTGAGGAGGGAACTTCCTGGAGACAATGAGGTTGTTGAATCTCTTCACCAGGCTCGAGTGGCATTGAAGAAGTTCCGTGGGGAGGAACTTCATTATGTAAAGTCTGGTGGTGAAGTGGAAGAAGTTTCTAGTTTAACCAAGTTTAAAGCTGCAATATCATCATCTG GTGTTGCTGTCATTCACTTCAAAGTTGCATCCAATGAGCAGTGCGAAGAACTATCCCCATTCATAAATATGCTTTGTGTTAGATATCCATCTGTGAAATTTTTTAAG GTGGATGTGGAGGAGAGCATAGCCATAGCAAAAGCTGAGAGCATAAGATCTGTTCCAACATTTAAAATTTACAAGAATGGTGAAAAGGTGAAGGAGATGGTCCGCCCAAGCCACCAGTTCTTAGAGGATTCAGTGAGAACCAGTTTCTAG